In the genome of Candidatus Zixiibacteriota bacterium, the window GGGCGGAAGAAAAAGCTTGATCCTGATCTCCTCCAATGAGGAGATCTCGATTGGCCAGAAAATGTCGACACAAGTGGAATCTGAGGAAAAAGTTCTGCCTGATACTGAAGTGCAGGATTACGTGAACGGCGTGGGCCAGAAAATCGCTCATGTCTCAGACCGAAAAGATCTTCCTTTTCATTTCAAGGTCTTGGAATCCAAGGAAATCAATGCATTTGCCACTCCAGGCGGATATATCTACGTTTATTCCGGCCTTTTGAAAATTTTAGACGACGAAGCAGAGTTAGCCGGGGTTTTGTCGCACGAGATAAGCCACGTGGTGGCAAGACATGGTGTAAAAAAGTTACAGCAGGTCCTGGGAGTACAGGTGGTTTTATCGATTGCCCTTGGCTCAAGCAGTCAGCTTAGCCAGGATTTGGTTTCAACCTCCATAGGAATCATCCTCCAGGGCTACAGCCGGGATAACGAGTTTGAGGCAGACCAGTTCGGGACTTTTTATATGGAGAAAGCAGGTTACAATCCAGAAGGGATGGCAGAGCTTTTGGGAAAATTAGATAAGCTCAGCGATAAAGAGCCCACATTCTTTGAAAAGTTATCCGCATCCCACCCTGCTACCAAGGAGAGGATTGCCAGAGTTGCCAAAGAGATTACAGGATTCGGGGAAAAAACAAAGGAGCTGCCTTTTTATAAGGATGAGTATGAGGCGATGAAGAAAAGGATAAAATGAGAAAGGAAAAAGATTCGAGGATTCAAGGAGTCGAGTGGTCAAGGAAAGGAAACAAAGGAAGAAGGAAGATGGGGGAAAAAAGACGTGACCGGGATTCGTTGTTCGTGAGCGTTTTATAAAACCTCTCTCCTTAAAAAGGAGATGGGACAAAAGAAACAGGCAAGGATGCCTGTTTTACCAATCCATATACTCTTTCAGAATAAAAAAATGTGAGGGAACCTCGCCCTTATATCTAACAAATAACGAACACAGAGGTTCGCCCCTACAAATTTCAGGTATTGCTAACCATTTTTTTGAAAAACTTCGCATTGATTTCTGACAGTCGTGGGTCATCCTGGATTAGCCTTGCGAAATTTGTCTCGACTGTCTGAATAATCACTTGCTCAGTGGTGTTCTTCACTTCTGCTGAAACCTGAATTACCTCTTTTATCACCGAGGGCATTCCGAGTATTCCTTTTACCCACATCTGTCCTCCAGGATTGTCCGTTTCAGTGAGCAGTCGATCCATTGGCAGCCTTTGGGCAATAGTCTTTATATGCTCTGAATCTAAAATTTCAACTCCGATAGTGAAATATGTTCCTTCGTCGACTAATTTATCAAGTATCTCTAACGGACCAGAATACCAGTGAATAATGGCTCTTTGAATCTCATATTCTTTTAGCAGAACCAGGACTTCTTTTTCAGCTCCTCTGGTGTGCAAATTCACGATTTTATTCTGCTCTTTTGCTTTTTCAAGAAAGAACTCGAACACCTTTCTCTGTGCTGAGAATTGATAAGCATATTCAGCAGAGTGGTAATCTAATCCAATTTCACCGATGATCGGAGTCTGTTCTATTACCTCCTTTAAATCCTCCAGTTGGTCAGCATATTCAGGTGCATTCCAGGGATGTATGCCGAAAGTCGGCAGAACCAGTTCACATTTTTTTCCTATGTTCAGGTTCTCCTCATACGAAGGCAAATCCATGGAATTGCTCAGGGTAAAAATCCGGTTCTGATTTATCTCTTCTAAGGCGGATTCCAGCTTGTCTTCATACCTGTCCAGATGTGCGTGAGCGTCAATCAGCATATCTACCTTTCGAACCGTAGGGGTATCCCGCCGTTGGCAGGACCGTCCCCCTACAGTTAATTAAAATTCTGACTTACTCGTTGGTGCGGAAAATGGATTTTTCAGCCTTTGGCGGAATCCTGGTGACCCGCACCATAAATTTCTTTGTAGCGGAACCCTTCAGGTTTCCATAACTCAGACAGGGCGAGGAAACCTCGTCCCTACAAATCTTAAAATCCCAACTTCTCTTTAACCAGAATCGCAAAAAGCCTCCCTGTGTAGCTTCGTGGTTTATTTTACTTGTTTCCCTCTGAAAAGTCAAGTTCTCTTTGTCAGTAATCCTGCTCTCCTGCTCACTGACTTTACTACATTGCTCTCAAAAAAAAATGTAGGGGCGGGGTAACCCCGCCCCTACAAAAAGGTGTAGTGGAAACCTTCAGGTTTCCAGTTTTTAAAAAAAATGGAAGGCTGAAGTCTTCGCCGGGATCCTGTGGACAAGACCCTGGCGGCCTTCCGCTACAACTTC includes:
- a CDS encoding M48 family metallopeptidase → MKRIGLWIVFLLFLSCATTGPGGRKSLILISSNEEISIGQKMSTQVESEEKVLPDTEVQDYVNGVGQKIAHVSDRKDLPFHFKVLESKEINAFATPGGYIYVYSGLLKILDDEAELAGVLSHEISHVVARHGVKKLQQVLGVQVVLSIALGSSSQLSQDLVSTSIGIILQGYSRDNEFEADQFGTFYMEKAGYNPEGMAELLGKLDKLSDKEPTFFEKLSASHPATKERIARVAKEITGFGEKTKELPFYKDEYEAMKKRIK
- a CDS encoding TatD family hydrolase encodes the protein MLIDAHAHLDRYEDKLESALEEINQNRIFTLSNSMDLPSYEENLNIGKKCELVLPTFGIHPWNAPEYADQLEDLKEVIEQTPIIGEIGLDYHSAEYAYQFSAQRKVFEFFLEKAKEQNKIVNLHTRGAEKEVLVLLKEYEIQRAIIHWYSGPLEILDKLVDEGTYFTIGVEILDSEHIKTIAQRLPMDRLLTETDNPGGQMWVKGILGMPSVIKEVIQVSAEVKNTTEQVIIQTVETNFARLIQDDPRLSEINAKFFKKMVSNT